CGGTGGCTGGCAACGCGCGACCGGCTGTGCGGCGACCTGGCGCCGGCGGATGACGAACGGGCGCGCACCTGCCTGGCACGCACCCTGCCGCTGCGCCGGGCCGCCCTGGCCGTGCAGGCGGCCAAGCCGGCGCAAGACTTCTGTGATCGGGCCGCCGCCACGCTAGGGGCCGCGCGCGGCATCGACGGTGCCCCGCCGGCCAGCGACCTGGATGAACAGTTGATCGCCGCCGGGCTGCTGACCCCGGCGACGGAAGAGGACCTGACCGAGGATTGGCGCCAGCGCCTGCCGGCCGAGGCCACGCAGGACGCCGGCGACCAGATGGCGGTGGTTCCCTTCGGCCATCATCACGTGGCGGTGACATCGCTGGACGACGGCGCCTCATGCACGAACTTTCAGCGTCCATTGGCTGGACACGGCCGGCAACGGCGGCCCCGCCCTGCCGGCGCCGGAGGCGCGGTCCGAACGGAACGCCGCCTATTGCTGGTCGGAGACGGTGGGCTTCGGCACGGACGCCATCGGCGCGCCCGTCTTCTTCGCCCAGGATTCCGGCCCAACCCGGCCCATGGCCCGGCCCGACCGCCCGAACATCCGCATCCGGCCCGTCCTGGGCGACCGCTGGGGCCGCACCTGCCGTATCGACGCAACCTATCAGACGGTCTTCCGGCTGGGCGATGGCCGCTGCGCCGCCGACGCAGCCACCTGCCAGGCGGTGACCGCGAACGCACCGCGCTGGGCCGCCGCGCTGGCGGCCAGCCCCTGGTCCACCGGCGCCGACCACCCGCCCGGCCGCCCCGACTATCCGGCACTGGACGGCCTGGCCCCGCATTCGGGGCCGGTCCAGGACTTTCCCCTGAAGATCCCCAGCCTGGATGGCTGGACCTATACGGGCCTGCCCTTCTTCGAGGAGGAGGCGCCCTTGCAGGATTGGCAAAGCCCCGGCGGCCCGCTGGTCCTGCGGCTGTCGCCCGGCATGGTGAACTGGCAGCCCGGCCCCATGATCCTGGGCGTCTGGCGTCGGGAGGGCGACGCGCTGACCCCGGTGGCCGCCTACGCCATCAACCAAATAAGGGTGGGGACGCCGGCGGTGACGGCAAGCCAGGGCAAGCCCTGACGCCCCACCATCAACAGCCTGTGGCATTGTTGACAAGAATGCTTAATTCTGGCGCGCCCCGTCCCCACATCGGTTGCCTGCCGCCGTGAATCACCTCCCTTTCCTGATCACCGCCGTCTCGCTCCTTTCCGTCACGGCGCAAGCGGCCACCCCAGGCCCTAGCTTCGACTGTGCCGCCGCCAACAGGCCGGCAGAGAAAGCAATCTGCGCCGACGCCAAGCTTGCGGCCCTGGATGCGGAAATCGCTGCCCTCTACAAGACGGCACAGGCCAAGGCCGGCCCGGCGGCCGAAGCGCTGAAAATCGAACAGCGGCGGTGGCTGCAAGGTCGGGACGGCCTGTTCGTCCAGGACGGGCGGGTCCTGGATACCCAGGGACAGATCGGGGTGGCCAAGAACAGTTTGCCCGGTTGGCTGACCGCCCGCCGCGCCGCCCTGTCCGTGCTGGCATCCCAAAAGGCACCGCTGCCGATCTGTGAACGGGTCGCGGCTACTTTCCGCATCCTGCGCAACGCCAACGGCGGCATTCCGGACGGCACGCTGGAGGACCGATTGCGGACGGCCGGCCTCCTTTTCGAGCCCGCGCCTGAAAAGCCCTTATCGACCGGGCAAGTGGCGCAGATGTTCCGTATGGCCCGCGAACTGCGCGATGAGATTGGAAGTGACGATGGCCACGTGGATGTGATTGGCAAAAACTATGCCATCGCGCAGATTTACGTCACGGGCAAGGCCTCGGAGGCTTGCACCAACTTCATCGTCTTCCAGCGTGGGGCGGATGGCGGGTTGCAAGCCCTGCCCCTGCCGGACGGAACCGAGGACGGCTTCTGTGACTACGGCCTGCACGACAACGGCTTTGACATGCTCACCCTGGCAGGGGACGCCGCCAACCATCCAGCCCTGGTCACGTGGAACAAAGAAAGCCTGAGCATCCGCCAAGCCGAAGGCGCGCAATGGGGCGACACCTGCGACATCGACGTCACCTACGCCAAAGATTATTCCCTGACGATATCCGCCTGCGACGTGGATGAGGCCAGTTGCCAGGCTCTGAAGAAGCATGCCGTGGAATGGTCCCGCATCTTCGGCGAACCGGAACCCGATACCCCGGGTCCCGGCCCAGGCCATCGCTTCCCCGGTTTGGAGGCCACGGCCATCCAGGTGGACGAAACGATGATGCACAATCCGGTCCTGAATGCCTTTCCCAGCCTGGAAGGCTGGTCCTATTCCCAGGTGGAGGGCGGGCCCCATTATCTATGGCGGGGCCCCAAAGAGGCACTGGTGGTCGGCATCAGCGCCCTTACCACTTCCCACGGCGATCCGATTGATGATTTGCTGATCAGCGTCTGGCGCCAGGCGGGCGAAAAGTGGGTGCCCGCAGCCGCCCTCATCACCAGTCCCGAGGATGTCGGCGCACCCACGGTAAAGGCCGCCGTAACCCCGGCCCAGATGCTTAAGCCTTAGGCTTGCTCGGCAGCCTTCCTCGATATCACTTTAACCGCTTGGAACGCTTGACCGTGCCCCGCTTCCCCCCCTCGCTCGCCGCCGTACCCCTGTTGCTGTGGGCCAGTGGGCCCCATGCCCGAACACCGACCCCCAGCTTCGACTGTGCGGCGGCAACCAAGCCGGCGGAGAAGGTCATCTGCGCCGATCCCAAGCTGGCCGCCCTGGATGCGGACATCGCGCAACTCTACCGGCAGGCGCTGGCCAAAGCCGGCCCGAATGCGGAGGCCATCAAGGCCGAACAGCGCCGGTGGCTGGCCTATCGCAACCTTTCCTGCGGCGCGGTCCAGGGCCCGCCGCCGCCGGACGATAGTGCGCGGGGGGAGGTTCAGTCTTGTTTGGCAAAGGTCTTGCCCTTCCGCCGGGCCGCCCTGTCCGTCCTGGCGGACGGCACGCCGTTCACCCCCTTCTGCCAACGGGTGGCCAATACCCTGAGCGCCGTGCGCATGCCCGACGGCATCGTGCCGAAGAGCGGCCTGGACGACCAGGCGATCAAAGCCGGCTTGGTGCACGCCACCACCGATGACCAGGAATTGACCCCGGCCTGGAACCACCGCTTGGCAACCTACCTGGAGGAGATGATCAACGGCCAGGTCGACCTACGCCGCTTCGGAACGCCACCCGCCTACATGGTGCTGTCGACTGTGGGTGGTTCCATGAGTTGCCAGCGCTTCACGTGGTTCAAACTGAACGGTCCGGACGTCGTGGTTCCCCTACCCCCGCCCGAAGAGGCCGACGAAAGCACCTATTGCTTGAGCGCCGGTGCCCTGTCCACCAGTGCCACGGCCGGCGAAATCAGCACGGGCGTCACCGGCACCGCCGCCTTCATCGTAGGCGAGAACGAGATCACCGCCGCCACCTTGCGCACCCGCAGCCTGGTGAACGGCGCATGGGCTGACACCTGCCAGGTCTCGGCCGGTTACCGCACGGCCTATCAGGTGACGGAAGGGGGATGCACCGCCGACACCGCCACTTGCGAGGCCCTGAAGGGACAACTGGCCGGTTGGGCCACGACGGTGGAGAACAGTGGCTGGAGCAAGCAAGCCAGTGCGAAGGACGCGCACAAGACCTTCCCATCCCTTCCCGGCATCACGACCGGCGACCTTCCCCCTGCCAACAGCCTGAACGTGGCGCCGGAGATAGCGGGATGGCGGGCCAGTTGGCCCCAGTTCATCGACGAAGCCCCGCTGCTTACCTGGCGTGGCCCCGGCCGGCCCCTGACCCTGCGCCTGTCCCACGGCACCCTGGGCTGGCGGGAGGACAGCACTTATATCCTGGGCGCCTGGCAGGACGCCGGGGGCAAGCTGACACCCGTCGCCGGCTATGTCATTGCCCTGAAACGAACGGCCGTGAATACGATCCAAGTCACGCCGCGCCCCTGAACGCGTGGCCCAACCATTCATTTCCCCGCCCCATTGACAGGGCCCGCCGGCCCTGCGCATGCTGCGGCCTTCGTTCCAGGGGTGCGCCGGAGGGCGCTGAGATCCGCGGGTTGACGCGGGGACCCTTTGAACCTGATCCGGATCGTACCGGCGTAGGGATGGGAACAGGGGCCTTCGCGTATCCGCCGCATGCGGAATCCACACGCGTATCCGCCCCGAAGGGCCGCAGCCGCAGCGGCCGACCCCCATCTCCTCCGCCGTTGCCCCGGGTTGGCGACATGTGACGTGCCGAACGCATCCCCCGAGGCCGGAGAGCCTCCGCGTTCGGACTACGGAGGAGCCCCCATGCCCGATACCCCCCTGAACCCCGCCGCCATTCCGGATGCCGACGGCTTCACCGTCACCACCGGCCCCCTGCCCGCGTCCCGCAAGGTGCACGTGGCCGGCACCGTCCATCCCGATATCCGGGTGGCGATGCGCGAGATCGACCTGAGCCCCAGCGCCAATGAGCCGGCGGTGCGCGTCTACGATCCGTCCGGCCCCTATACCGATCCCACCGTCACCACCGACATCCGCCTGGGCCTGACGGACCTGCGCCGCGGCTGGATCGAGGCGAGGGGCGATGTGGAACGGTACGAAGGGCGCACCGTCAAGGCGGTGGATAACGGCCTCAAGGAAGGTGAGACCAGCCCCGTGCCGGTGTTCGACCGCGCCGGCCGCGCGCCCTTGCGCGCCAAGGACGGCACCAAGGCGGTGACGCAGCTGGCCTACGCCCGCGCCGGCATCGTCACGCCGGAGATGGAATACGTCGCCATCCGCGAAAACCTGGGCCGCCAGGCGCTGAAGGAACAGCTGGAGCGCGACGGCGAAAGTTTCGGGGCCGCCATCCCGGACTTCGTGACGCCGGAGTTCGTGCGGGATGAGATCGCGCGCGGCCGCGCCATCATCCCCAACAACATCAACCACCCGGAAACGGAGCCGATGGCCATCGGCCGCAACTTCCTGGTCAAGATCAACGCCAACATCGGCAATTCGGCCGTCACCTCCTCCGTCGCGCAGGAGGTGGACAAGCTGGTGTGGTCCATCCGCTGGGGCGCCGACACGGTCATGGACCTGTCCACCGGCCGCAACATCCACACCATCCGCGAATGGATCATCCGCAACAGCCCCGTCCCCATCGGCACCGTTCCCATCTATCAGGCGTTGGAGAAGGTGAACGGCAAGGCGGAGGATCTGAACTGGGAGGTGTTCCGCGACACCCTGATCGAGCAGTGCGAGCAGGGTGTGGACTATTTCACCATCCACGCCGGCGTGCGCCTGGCCCACATCCCGCTGACCGCCAAACGCGTCACCGGCATCGTCTCCCGTGGTGGTTCCATCATGGCCAAGTGGTGCCTGGCGCATCACCAGGAGAACTTCCTCTACACCCGGTTCAATGAGATCTGCGAGATCATGAAGGCCTACGACGTGGCCTTCTCACTCGGGGACGGCCTGCGCCCCGGCAGCATCGCCGATGCCAACGACGCCGCCCAGTTCGCCGAGCTGAAGACCCTGGGCGAGCTGACGCAGATCGCCTGGAAGCATGACGTGCAGGTGATGATCGAGGGCCCGGGCCATGTGCCCATGCACAAGATCAAGGAGAACATGGACCTGCAGCTGAAGTGGTGCGGCGAGGCGCCGTTCTACACCCTCGGGCCGCTGACCACCGACATTGCGCCCGGCTATGACCACATCACCAGCGCCATCGGGGCGGCGCAGA
The DNA window shown above is from Azospirillaceae bacterium and carries:
- a CDS encoding lysozyme inhibitor LprI family protein, with translation MNHLPFLITAVSLLSVTAQAATPGPSFDCAAANRPAEKAICADAKLAALDAEIAALYKTAQAKAGPAAEALKIEQRRWLQGRDGLFVQDGRVLDTQGQIGVAKNSLPGWLTARRAALSVLASQKAPLPICERVAATFRILRNANGGIPDGTLEDRLRTAGLLFEPAPEKPLSTGQVAQMFRMARELRDEIGSDDGHVDVIGKNYAIAQIYVTGKASEACTNFIVFQRGADGGLQALPLPDGTEDGFCDYGLHDNGFDMLTLAGDAANHPALVTWNKESLSIRQAEGAQWGDTCDIDVTYAKDYSLTISACDVDEASCQALKKHAVEWSRIFGEPEPDTPGPGPGHRFPGLEATAIQVDETMMHNPVLNAFPSLEGWSYSQVEGGPHYLWRGPKEALVVGISALTTSHGDPIDDLLISVWRQAGEKWVPAAALITSPEDVGAPTVKAAVTPAQMLKP
- a CDS encoding lysozyme inhibitor LprI family protein, producing MPRFPPSLAAVPLLLWASGPHARTPTPSFDCAAATKPAEKVICADPKLAALDADIAQLYRQALAKAGPNAEAIKAEQRRWLAYRNLSCGAVQGPPPPDDSARGEVQSCLAKVLPFRRAALSVLADGTPFTPFCQRVANTLSAVRMPDGIVPKSGLDDQAIKAGLVHATTDDQELTPAWNHRLATYLEEMINGQVDLRRFGTPPAYMVLSTVGGSMSCQRFTWFKLNGPDVVVPLPPPEEADESTYCLSAGALSTSATAGEISTGVTGTAAFIVGENEITAATLRTRSLVNGAWADTCQVSAGYRTAYQVTEGGCTADTATCEALKGQLAGWATTVENSGWSKQASAKDAHKTFPSLPGITTGDLPPANSLNVAPEIAGWRASWPQFIDEAPLLTWRGPGRPLTLRLSHGTLGWREDSTYILGAWQDAGGKLTPVAGYVIALKRTAVNTIQVTPRP
- the thiC gene encoding phosphomethylpyrimidine synthase ThiC, producing the protein MPDTPLNPAAIPDADGFTVTTGPLPASRKVHVAGTVHPDIRVAMREIDLSPSANEPAVRVYDPSGPYTDPTVTTDIRLGLTDLRRGWIEARGDVERYEGRTVKAVDNGLKEGETSPVPVFDRAGRAPLRAKDGTKAVTQLAYARAGIVTPEMEYVAIRENLGRQALKEQLERDGESFGAAIPDFVTPEFVRDEIARGRAIIPNNINHPETEPMAIGRNFLVKINANIGNSAVTSSVAQEVDKLVWSIRWGADTVMDLSTGRNIHTIREWIIRNSPVPIGTVPIYQALEKVNGKAEDLNWEVFRDTLIEQCEQGVDYFTIHAGVRLAHIPLTAKRVTGIVSRGGSIMAKWCLAHHQENFLYTRFNEICEIMKAYDVAFSLGDGLRPGSIADANDAAQFAELKTLGELTQIAWKHDVQVMIEGPGHVPMHKIKENMDLQLKWCGEAPFYTLGPLTTDIAPGYDHITSAIGAAQIGWFGTAMLCYVTPKEHLGLPDRDDVKVGVVTYKIAAHAADLAKGHPAARLRDDALSRARFEFRWRDQFNLSLDPDTAEKFHDQTLPADGAKLAHFCSMCGPKFCSMKISQEVRDLAGVEGAFDEAEQGMAEMSETFRAQGAEIYHTPA